A window of the Acidimicrobiales bacterium genome harbors these coding sequences:
- a CDS encoding VOC family protein encodes MSPYEHSHLGLCVSDLDASLRFYCEGLGFTVGPRFHLTRPIAEIGPPVDLIAQFVRLGDVNIELLGFTTPSPTGRPSDRRNQLGLTHLSFRVDDVDRRARELEALGGTVLHDTRFGAGDPAAEQILYVADPDGTRVELMHIPPGHDYWVQREATEAAAARGGH; translated from the coding sequence TTGAGCCCCTACGAGCACTCGCACCTCGGGTTGTGCGTCAGCGACCTCGACGCCTCGCTGCGGTTCTACTGCGAGGGCCTCGGGTTCACTGTCGGCCCCCGGTTCCACCTCACCCGGCCCATCGCCGAGATCGGCCCGCCCGTCGACCTGATCGCCCAGTTCGTGCGGCTCGGCGACGTGAACATCGAGCTGTTGGGGTTCACGACCCCGTCGCCCACCGGCCGCCCGTCGGACCGGCGCAACCAACTCGGGCTGACCCACCTGTCGTTCCGGGTGGACGACGTCGACCGGCGGGCCCGGGAGCTGGAGGCGCTGGGCGGCACCGTCCTCCACGACACCCGGTTCGGCGCCGGCGACCCCGCCGCCGAGCAGATCCTGTACGTCGCCGACCCCGACGGCACCCGCGTCGAGCTGATGCACATCCCGCCCGGCCACGACTACTGGGTGCAGCGGGAGGCCACCGAGGCCGCCGCTGCCCGGGGCGGGCACTGA